A window of Ictidomys tridecemlineatus isolate mIctTri1 chromosome 15, mIctTri1.hap1, whole genome shotgun sequence contains these coding sequences:
- the Nphs1 gene encoding nephrin isoform X2: MEIKRHSRREENGESWKKRLKENKRQRRRERESEKGSGRHTWQPMSTVGATARGTGMALRTPIRAPLMLMGLLTTGLAQLPIPASAPRGFWALSENLTAVEGATVELRCGVTAPGSVVQWAKDGLLLGPDPGIPGFPRYRLKGDPAKGEFHLHIEACDLSDDAEYECQVSRSEMGPELLSPRVILSILGGQTISDVSANVNEGSQEKLFMTEATARVTPQSSDNGQLLVCEASSPALDTPIKASITMNVLFPPGPPVIQWPGLEEGHVRAGQSLELPCTARGGNPPATLQWLKNGQPVSTAWGTEHVQAVARSVLVMTVQPEDHGARLSCEAYNSVSTGTQEQSITLQVTFPPSAITILGSASQTENKNVTLCCIAKSSRPRVLLQWWLGGRQLLPTDETVMDGLHGGHISMSNLTFLVRREDNGLTLTCEAFSEAFAKETFKKSLTLNVKYPAQKLWIEGPPEGKYLRTGTRVRLVCLAIGGNPDPSLTWYKNSRVVTEQRLQQESRRVHLGSTEKSGSTFSRELVLVAGPSDNQAKFSCKAGQLIVSTQLVVQFPPTNLTILANVSALRPGDALNLTCVSISSNPPVNLSWDKEGERLEDVAAPPQSAPFKGSAASRSVFLQVSSRDHGHRVTCRAHSAELRETVSSFYRLNVLYRPEFLGEQELVVTAVEQGQALLPVLVSANPAPEAFNWTFRGYRLSPAGGPRHRILSGGALQLWNVTRADDGFYQLHCQNSEGTAEALVRLDVHYAPTIRALQDPTEVNVGGSVDIVCTADANPILPGMFNWERLGEEEEEDHSLDDMEKISKGSTGRLRIHHAKLTQAGAYQCIVDNGVAPPARGLVRLVVRFAPQVEHPTPLTKVAAAGDSTSSATLHCRARGVPNIIFTWSKNGVPLDLQDPRYTEHTYHQGGVHSSLLTIANVSAAQDYALFTCTATNPLGSDHTNIQLVSISRPDPPLGFKVVSITPHSVGLEWKPGFDGGLPQRFRVRYEALETPGFLYMDVIPPQATTFTLTGLKPSTRYRVWLLASNALGDSGLAEKGLQLSITTPGLDQPSGEPDHQEPTEQPAGPPGLPLLPVLFAVGGLLLLSNASCVAGFLWRRRLKHLAEGISEKTEAGSEEERVRNEYEESQWTGDRDTQSSMASTSEVEPYYHSMKDFSPRLPPTLEEGSYPQGLKDEDMAFPGHLYDEVERMYAPSGAWGPLYDEVHMDPYDLRWHEDKYENPRGIYDRVAEDLDAVRSDSLPFELRGELV; this comes from the exons ATGGAGATAAAGAGACACTCCCGGAGAGAGGAAAATGGAGAGAGTTGGAAAAAGAGACTAAAAGAGAACAAGAGACAAAGACGCAGAGAGAGGGAGTCAGAGAAAGGTAGTGGCAGACATACGTGGCAGCCAATGAGCACTGTGGGAGCCACGGCCAGAGGAACTGGAATGGCCCTGAGGACACCCATCAGGGCTCCCCTGATGCTCATGGGGCTGCTGACCACAG GCCTGGCTCAGTTGCCAATCCCTGCCTCGGCCCCTCGTGGTTTCTGGGCCCTGTCTGAAAACCTGACGGCTGTGGAGGGGGCCACAGTTGAGCTGCGGTGCGGGGTCACTGCCCCTGGCAGTGTGGTACAATGGGCCAAGGATGGGCTACTCCTAGGCCCCGACCCTGGGATCCCGGGCTTCCCGAGGTACCGCCTCAAAGGAGATCCTGCTAAAG GTGAATTCCACCTGCACATTGAAGCATGTGACCTCAGCGATGACGCCGAGTATGAGTGCCAGGTCAGCCGCTCAGAGATGGGCCCCGAGCTCCTGTCTCCCAGAGTCATCCTCTCCATCCTGG GTGGACAAACAATATCTGATGTTTCTGCTAACGTGAACGAGGGGTCCCAGGAGAAACTCTTCATGACAGAGGCCACAGCCAG GGTGACACCCCAGAGCTCGGATAATGGGCAGTTACTAGTCTGTGAGGCGTCCAGCCCAGCTTTGGACACTCCCATCAAGGCTTCCATCACCATGAATGTTCTGT TCCCCCCAGGACCCCCTGTCATCCAGTGGCCAGGCCTGGAAGAAGGGCACGTGAGGGCAGGGCAGAGCCTGGAGCTGCCGTGCACGGCACGAGGGGGAAATCCGCCAGCCACACTACAGTGGCTGAAG AATGGCCAGCCTGTGTCCACAGCGTGGGGCACAGAGCATGTTCAGGCAGTGGCCCGCAGTGTGCTGGTGATGACCGTGCAGCCAGAAGACCACGGAGCGAGGCTCAGCTGTGAAGCCTACAACAGCGTATCTACAGGGACCCAGGAACAAAGCATCACGCTACAGGTCACCT TTCCCCCTAGTGCCATTACCATCCTGGGATCTGCGTCACAGACTGAGAACAAGAACGTGACACTGTGCTGTATCGCCAAATCCAGTCGCCCTCGGGTCCTGCTGCAGTGGTGGCTGGGGGGCCGGCAGCTGCTTCCTACGGATGAAACAGTCATGGAT GGCCTGCATGGTGGCCACATCTCCATGTCTAATCTGACGTTCCTGGTGCGGCGGGAAGACAATGGCCTGACCCTCACCTGCGAGGCCTTCAGTGAGGCCTTCGCCAAGGAAACTTTCAAGAAGTCGCTCACCTTGAATGTGAAAT ATCCTGCCCAGAAGCTGTGGATTGAGGGACCACCAGAGGGGAAGTATCTTAGGACTGGGACCCGGGTGAGGCTGGTGTGTTTGGCCATTGGGGGCAACCCAGACCCCTCCCTCACCTGGTACAAG AACTCCCGCGTGGTGACGGAGCAGCGGCTGCAGCAGGAGTCCCGGCGGGTGCACCTGGGAAGTACCGAGAAGTCTGGGAGCACCTTTTCCCGCGAACTGGTGCTGGTCGCAGGTCCATCGGACAATCAGGCCAAGTTTTCGTGCAAGGCGGGCCAGCTTATAGTGTCCACGCAGCTGGTGGTGCAGT TTCCTCCGACTAATTTGACGATCCTGGCCAACGTGTCTGCGCTGCGCCCAGGGGACGCCTTAAACTTGACGTGTGTCAGCATTAGCAGCAACCCACCAGTCAACTTGTCCTGGGACAAGGAGGGGGAGAG GCTGGAAGACGTGGCCGCACCTCCCCAGAGCGCCCCGTTCAAAGGCTCTGCTGCGTCCAGGAGCGTTTTTCTTCAAGTGTCATCCCGCGACCACGGCCACCGTGTCACCTGCCGGGCCCACAGTGCAGAGCTCCGCGAAACCGTGAGCTCCTTCTACCGCCTCAATGTGCTGT ACCGTCCAGAGTTCCTGGGGGAGCAGGAGCTCGTGGTCACCGcggtggagcagggccaggcacTGCTGCCTGTGTTGGTGTCCGCTAACCCCGCTCCAGAGGCCTTCAACTGGACCTTCCGCGGCTATCGCCTAAGCCCAG CTGGAGGTCCCCGGCACCGCATCCTGTCTGGTGGGGCTCTGCAGCTATGGAACGTGACGCGTGCAGACGATGGCTTCTACCAGTTGCACTGCCAGAACTCAGAGGGCACCGCTGAAGCCCTAGTGCGGCTGGACGTGCATT ATGCTCCCACCATCCGTGCCCTCCAGGACCCTACCGAGGTGAATGTCGGGGGTTCTGTGGACATTGTCTGCACTGCTGATGCCAATCCCATCCTCCCAGGGATGTTCAACTGGGAGAGGCTG ggagaagaagaagaggaggaccATAGCCTAGATGACATGGAGAAGATATCAAAAGGATCCACAGGACGCCTGCGGATTCACCATGCCAAGCTGACACAGGCTGGTGCTTACCAGTGCATTGTGGACAATGGAGTGGCACCTCCGGCCCGGGGGCTGGTCCGTCTTGTAGTCAGAT TTGCCCCCCAGGTGGAACATCCTACCCCCCTAACTAAAGTGGCTGCAGCTGGAGACAGCACCAGTTCTGCTACCCTCCACTGCCGTGCCCGAGGCGTCCCCAACATCATCTTCACTTGGTCCAAAAATGGGGTTCCTTTGGATCTCCAAGATCCCAG GTACACGGAGCACACCTATCACCAGGGTGGGGTCCACAGCAGTCTCCTGACCATTGCCAATGTGTCTGCAGCCCAGGATTACGCCCTCTTCACGTGCACAGCCACCAACCCCCTTGGCTCAGACCACACCAACATTCAGCTCGTCAGCATTA GCCGTCCTGACCCCCCACTGGGATTCAAGGTCGTAAGCATCACCCCACACTCAGTGGGGCTGGAGTGGAAGCCTGGCTTTGATGGGGGCTTGCCACAGAGGTTCCGAGTCAG GTACGAGGCCCTGGAGACTCCAGGATTTCTCTACATGGATGTCATACCACCCCAGGCCACCACCTTCACATTGACTGGGCTGAAGCCTTCTACACGATATAGGGTCTGGCTGCTGGCCAGCAATGCCCTGGGGGACAGTGGCTTAGCTGAAAAGGGACTACAGCTTTCCATCACTACCCCAG GCCTGGACCAGCCTTCTGGAGAACCTGACCACCAGGAACCCACAGAGCAGCCtgcag GACCCCCCGGGCTGCCCCTGCTGCCCGTGTTGTTTGCTGTCGGGGGTCTTCTGCTGCTTTCCAATGCTTCCTGTGTGGCGGGATTCCTCTGGCGACGGAGACTGAAACATCTTGCTGAGG GCATCTCAGAGAAGACGGAGGCAGG GTCGGAGGAGGAGAGAGTCAGGAATGAATATGAGGAGAGCCAGTGGACTGGGGACCGGGACACTCAAAGCTCCATG GCTAGCACGTCAGAAGTAGAGCCATATTACCACTCCATGAAGGACTTCAGCCCTCGGCTGCCTCCCACCCTGGAGGAGGGATCTTATCCCCAAG GTCTCAAAGATGAGGACATGGCCTTTCCCGGGCACCTGTATGATGAGGTGGAAAGAATGTATGCCCCATCTGGAGCCTGGGGACCCCTGTATGATGAAGTACATATG GATCCTTATGACCTCCGTTGGCATGAGGACAAGTATGAGAATCCAAGAGGAATCTATGACCGAGTGGCAGAAGACTTGGATGCTGTGAGATCTGATTCTCTACCCTTTGAGCTGAGGGGAGAGCTGGTGTGA
- the Nphs1 gene encoding nephrin isoform X1, translated as MEIKRHSRREENGESWKKRLKENKRQRRRERESEKGSGRHTWQPMSTVGATARGTGMALRTPIRAPLMLMGLLTTGLAQLPIPASAPRGFWALSENLTAVEGATVELRCGVTAPGSVVQWAKDGLLLGPDPGIPGFPRYRLKGDPAKGEFHLHIEACDLSDDAEYECQVSRSEMGPELLSPRVILSILVPPKVLQLTPEAGSTVTWVAGQEYTVSCVSGDAKPAPDITFLQSGQTISDVSANVNEGSQEKLFMTEATARVTPQSSDNGQLLVCEASSPALDTPIKASITMNVLFPPGPPVIQWPGLEEGHVRAGQSLELPCTARGGNPPATLQWLKNGQPVSTAWGTEHVQAVARSVLVMTVQPEDHGARLSCEAYNSVSTGTQEQSITLQVTFPPSAITILGSASQTENKNVTLCCIAKSSRPRVLLQWWLGGRQLLPTDETVMDGLHGGHISMSNLTFLVRREDNGLTLTCEAFSEAFAKETFKKSLTLNVKYPAQKLWIEGPPEGKYLRTGTRVRLVCLAIGGNPDPSLTWYKNSRVVTEQRLQQESRRVHLGSTEKSGSTFSRELVLVAGPSDNQAKFSCKAGQLIVSTQLVVQFPPTNLTILANVSALRPGDALNLTCVSISSNPPVNLSWDKEGERLEDVAAPPQSAPFKGSAASRSVFLQVSSRDHGHRVTCRAHSAELRETVSSFYRLNVLYRPEFLGEQELVVTAVEQGQALLPVLVSANPAPEAFNWTFRGYRLSPAGGPRHRILSGGALQLWNVTRADDGFYQLHCQNSEGTAEALVRLDVHYAPTIRALQDPTEVNVGGSVDIVCTADANPILPGMFNWERLGEEEEEDHSLDDMEKISKGSTGRLRIHHAKLTQAGAYQCIVDNGVAPPARGLVRLVVRFAPQVEHPTPLTKVAAAGDSTSSATLHCRARGVPNIIFTWSKNGVPLDLQDPRYTEHTYHQGGVHSSLLTIANVSAAQDYALFTCTATNPLGSDHTNIQLVSISRPDPPLGFKVVSITPHSVGLEWKPGFDGGLPQRFRVRYEALETPGFLYMDVIPPQATTFTLTGLKPSTRYRVWLLASNALGDSGLAEKGLQLSITTPGLDQPSGEPDHQEPTEQPAGPPGLPLLPVLFAVGGLLLLSNASCVAGFLWRRRLKHLAEGISEKTEAGSEEERVRNEYEESQWTGDRDTQSSMASTSEVEPYYHSMKDFSPRLPPTLEEGSYPQGLKDEDMAFPGHLYDEVERMYAPSGAWGPLYDEVHMDPYDLRWHEDKYENPRGIYDRVAEDLDAVRSDSLPFELRGELV; from the exons ATGGAGATAAAGAGACACTCCCGGAGAGAGGAAAATGGAGAGAGTTGGAAAAAGAGACTAAAAGAGAACAAGAGACAAAGACGCAGAGAGAGGGAGTCAGAGAAAGGTAGTGGCAGACATACGTGGCAGCCAATGAGCACTGTGGGAGCCACGGCCAGAGGAACTGGAATGGCCCTGAGGACACCCATCAGGGCTCCCCTGATGCTCATGGGGCTGCTGACCACAG GCCTGGCTCAGTTGCCAATCCCTGCCTCGGCCCCTCGTGGTTTCTGGGCCCTGTCTGAAAACCTGACGGCTGTGGAGGGGGCCACAGTTGAGCTGCGGTGCGGGGTCACTGCCCCTGGCAGTGTGGTACAATGGGCCAAGGATGGGCTACTCCTAGGCCCCGACCCTGGGATCCCGGGCTTCCCGAGGTACCGCCTCAAAGGAGATCCTGCTAAAG GTGAATTCCACCTGCACATTGAAGCATGTGACCTCAGCGATGACGCCGAGTATGAGTGCCAGGTCAGCCGCTCAGAGATGGGCCCCGAGCTCCTGTCTCCCAGAGTCATCCTCTCCATCCTGG TTCCCCCCAAGGTGCTTCAGCTGACCCCTGAGGCAGGGAGCACAGTCACCTGGGTAGCTGGGCAGGAGTATACGGTCAGCTGTGTGTCTGGGGATGCAAAGCCAGCACCTGATATCACCTTTCTCCAAA GTGGACAAACAATATCTGATGTTTCTGCTAACGTGAACGAGGGGTCCCAGGAGAAACTCTTCATGACAGAGGCCACAGCCAG GGTGACACCCCAGAGCTCGGATAATGGGCAGTTACTAGTCTGTGAGGCGTCCAGCCCAGCTTTGGACACTCCCATCAAGGCTTCCATCACCATGAATGTTCTGT TCCCCCCAGGACCCCCTGTCATCCAGTGGCCAGGCCTGGAAGAAGGGCACGTGAGGGCAGGGCAGAGCCTGGAGCTGCCGTGCACGGCACGAGGGGGAAATCCGCCAGCCACACTACAGTGGCTGAAG AATGGCCAGCCTGTGTCCACAGCGTGGGGCACAGAGCATGTTCAGGCAGTGGCCCGCAGTGTGCTGGTGATGACCGTGCAGCCAGAAGACCACGGAGCGAGGCTCAGCTGTGAAGCCTACAACAGCGTATCTACAGGGACCCAGGAACAAAGCATCACGCTACAGGTCACCT TTCCCCCTAGTGCCATTACCATCCTGGGATCTGCGTCACAGACTGAGAACAAGAACGTGACACTGTGCTGTATCGCCAAATCCAGTCGCCCTCGGGTCCTGCTGCAGTGGTGGCTGGGGGGCCGGCAGCTGCTTCCTACGGATGAAACAGTCATGGAT GGCCTGCATGGTGGCCACATCTCCATGTCTAATCTGACGTTCCTGGTGCGGCGGGAAGACAATGGCCTGACCCTCACCTGCGAGGCCTTCAGTGAGGCCTTCGCCAAGGAAACTTTCAAGAAGTCGCTCACCTTGAATGTGAAAT ATCCTGCCCAGAAGCTGTGGATTGAGGGACCACCAGAGGGGAAGTATCTTAGGACTGGGACCCGGGTGAGGCTGGTGTGTTTGGCCATTGGGGGCAACCCAGACCCCTCCCTCACCTGGTACAAG AACTCCCGCGTGGTGACGGAGCAGCGGCTGCAGCAGGAGTCCCGGCGGGTGCACCTGGGAAGTACCGAGAAGTCTGGGAGCACCTTTTCCCGCGAACTGGTGCTGGTCGCAGGTCCATCGGACAATCAGGCCAAGTTTTCGTGCAAGGCGGGCCAGCTTATAGTGTCCACGCAGCTGGTGGTGCAGT TTCCTCCGACTAATTTGACGATCCTGGCCAACGTGTCTGCGCTGCGCCCAGGGGACGCCTTAAACTTGACGTGTGTCAGCATTAGCAGCAACCCACCAGTCAACTTGTCCTGGGACAAGGAGGGGGAGAG GCTGGAAGACGTGGCCGCACCTCCCCAGAGCGCCCCGTTCAAAGGCTCTGCTGCGTCCAGGAGCGTTTTTCTTCAAGTGTCATCCCGCGACCACGGCCACCGTGTCACCTGCCGGGCCCACAGTGCAGAGCTCCGCGAAACCGTGAGCTCCTTCTACCGCCTCAATGTGCTGT ACCGTCCAGAGTTCCTGGGGGAGCAGGAGCTCGTGGTCACCGcggtggagcagggccaggcacTGCTGCCTGTGTTGGTGTCCGCTAACCCCGCTCCAGAGGCCTTCAACTGGACCTTCCGCGGCTATCGCCTAAGCCCAG CTGGAGGTCCCCGGCACCGCATCCTGTCTGGTGGGGCTCTGCAGCTATGGAACGTGACGCGTGCAGACGATGGCTTCTACCAGTTGCACTGCCAGAACTCAGAGGGCACCGCTGAAGCCCTAGTGCGGCTGGACGTGCATT ATGCTCCCACCATCCGTGCCCTCCAGGACCCTACCGAGGTGAATGTCGGGGGTTCTGTGGACATTGTCTGCACTGCTGATGCCAATCCCATCCTCCCAGGGATGTTCAACTGGGAGAGGCTG ggagaagaagaagaggaggaccATAGCCTAGATGACATGGAGAAGATATCAAAAGGATCCACAGGACGCCTGCGGATTCACCATGCCAAGCTGACACAGGCTGGTGCTTACCAGTGCATTGTGGACAATGGAGTGGCACCTCCGGCCCGGGGGCTGGTCCGTCTTGTAGTCAGAT TTGCCCCCCAGGTGGAACATCCTACCCCCCTAACTAAAGTGGCTGCAGCTGGAGACAGCACCAGTTCTGCTACCCTCCACTGCCGTGCCCGAGGCGTCCCCAACATCATCTTCACTTGGTCCAAAAATGGGGTTCCTTTGGATCTCCAAGATCCCAG GTACACGGAGCACACCTATCACCAGGGTGGGGTCCACAGCAGTCTCCTGACCATTGCCAATGTGTCTGCAGCCCAGGATTACGCCCTCTTCACGTGCACAGCCACCAACCCCCTTGGCTCAGACCACACCAACATTCAGCTCGTCAGCATTA GCCGTCCTGACCCCCCACTGGGATTCAAGGTCGTAAGCATCACCCCACACTCAGTGGGGCTGGAGTGGAAGCCTGGCTTTGATGGGGGCTTGCCACAGAGGTTCCGAGTCAG GTACGAGGCCCTGGAGACTCCAGGATTTCTCTACATGGATGTCATACCACCCCAGGCCACCACCTTCACATTGACTGGGCTGAAGCCTTCTACACGATATAGGGTCTGGCTGCTGGCCAGCAATGCCCTGGGGGACAGTGGCTTAGCTGAAAAGGGACTACAGCTTTCCATCACTACCCCAG GCCTGGACCAGCCTTCTGGAGAACCTGACCACCAGGAACCCACAGAGCAGCCtgcag GACCCCCCGGGCTGCCCCTGCTGCCCGTGTTGTTTGCTGTCGGGGGTCTTCTGCTGCTTTCCAATGCTTCCTGTGTGGCGGGATTCCTCTGGCGACGGAGACTGAAACATCTTGCTGAGG GCATCTCAGAGAAGACGGAGGCAGG GTCGGAGGAGGAGAGAGTCAGGAATGAATATGAGGAGAGCCAGTGGACTGGGGACCGGGACACTCAAAGCTCCATG GCTAGCACGTCAGAAGTAGAGCCATATTACCACTCCATGAAGGACTTCAGCCCTCGGCTGCCTCCCACCCTGGAGGAGGGATCTTATCCCCAAG GTCTCAAAGATGAGGACATGGCCTTTCCCGGGCACCTGTATGATGAGGTGGAAAGAATGTATGCCCCATCTGGAGCCTGGGGACCCCTGTATGATGAAGTACATATG GATCCTTATGACCTCCGTTGGCATGAGGACAAGTATGAGAATCCAAGAGGAATCTATGACCGAGTGGCAGAAGACTTGGATGCTGTGAGATCTGATTCTCTACCCTTTGAGCTGAGGGGAGAGCTGGTGTGA